One Palaemon carinicauda isolate YSFRI2023 chromosome 5, ASM3689809v2, whole genome shotgun sequence DNA window includes the following coding sequences:
- the LOC137640466 gene encoding uncharacterized protein, giving the protein MMGQVMGMMKTLMGEGAVGGVASATGKGLLVEEKVKVGDNGKGSDIDSNSNTDSEIEDKGIRHSKEEQKCDRKNEKKGKSDVKKEKKKCQDDSKDDREWVKVVSKKRARKSIIKDRSMSVELDSLYSSEEVGNMKEGSSDDSSENERDVCKTVFMREVPRCERFNEHSSRDVYEFFKEYERYWQDKYGDSKRVWARELGEYLTGYLLTMYGVIMSVGDVDYKSVKKRIIEQVKHMKGSVRYKRKNDFDEARMNAGEAISMYVCRLETLARKKYGDEGINENKELMKKFLATVPENVAEFINLKRKEKMRWTKERLTWDDILEIVEDYELDRCMKESKSVSVRTGMEESVIKFGSYKDAILRGPMRIADQVIDRSVRASNRGTVQANGGFRQGNLRNRDKSVSAQRGMSNSRVRDDKCYRCGKVAHKKNECRWVLGGCFGCGEIGHRITECKKEKEVKCFRCGMTRHIASECRSNRTNVICGNCGQNGHYARMCREQSAKCSECGV; this is encoded by the coding sequence atgatggggcaagtaatgggaatgatgaaaactttaatgggtgaaggtgcagtcggaggagtggcctctgctacaggTAAAGGATTgctagtggaagagaaggttaaggtaggtgataatgggaaaggaagtgatattgatagtaatagtaatactgatagtgagattgaagataagggaattaggcatagtaaggaagaacagaaatgtgataggaagaatgagaagaaaggtaaaagtgatgtgaagaaagagaagaaaaagtgtcaggatgatagcaaggatgatcgtgagtgggtgaaagtggtgagtaagaaaagggctaggaagagtataatcaaggataggagtatgagtgtggaattagattccttatattctagcgaggaagtaggaaacatgaaggaaggtagcagtgatgatagcagtgagaatgaacgtgatgtgtgtaagactgtgtttatgagagaggtacctcggtgtgaaaggtttaatgagcatagtagtagggatgtatatgaatttttcaaggagtatgagaggtattggcAGGATAAGTATGgcgatagtaaaagagtttgggctagggagttaggagaatatttgactgggtatttgttgacgatgtatggagtgataatgagtgtaggggatgttgattataaaagtgtgaaaaagagaataattgaacaggtaaaacatatgaaagggagtgttaggtataagcgtaagaatgattttgatgaggcacggatgaatgcaggagaagcgatatcaatgtatgtatgtaggttagaaacgttagcaaggaagaagtatggagatgaaggtataaatgagaataaggagttaatgaagaagtttttggctactgtacctgagaatgttgctgagtttattaatttgaaacggaaggagaaaatgaggtggacgaaagaaagactgacatgggatgatattttagagatagttgaggattatgagttagataggtgcatgaaagaaagtaaatctgtgagtgtaagaactggaatggaagaaagtgtaataaaatttggtagttataaggatgcaattttaagagggccaatgaggattgctgatcaggtaatagataggagtgttagggcaagtaacagaggaactgtgcaagcaaatggtggatttaggcagggtaatttgCGCAATAGGGATAAGAGTGTGAGTGCGCAACGAGGTATGTcaaatagtcgtgtccgtgatgataagtgttataggtgtgggaaagtggcacataagaagaatgaatgtagatgggttcTAGGTGGTTGTTTTGGATGCGGTGAGATAGGGCATAGAATTaccgagtgcaagaaagagaaagaggttaagtgttttcggtgtggtatgactcgGCATATAGCAAGtgaatgtaggagtaatcgtacgaatgtgatttgtggcaattgtggtcagaatgggcattatgcgaggatgtgtagagagcagagtgctaaatgttctgaatgtggtgta